ACTGTGGGGCCTCTGGAAATACTTAAGGCTCAGAGGTAGGAAAGTATTCATGTGACACATTAGTTTACTTCTGCAAATTTATAACACGGCATTCTGTTTCTGCAAAaagctttgctttttcctttcctttaccaCTACTTATAGTTGTCTGTGACTGTGGTATACTTGAATGTGAGTCCCAGAGCATGACTATAGCTCTAGAAGGAACACTAAGAAGTCATTCGTTGAGGAGGAGCAGCAACTGTCACAAGAAGTTAGTAAAACCCTGATGAAAAAGAATGTTTTCCCTGTTTTGAAAACTGAAACCCCAAATAGCCATGCTATCTTTCATAACTGAAGAAGATGAGGATCCTATACTGAAGATTCAATAGGGAACATTAGAACAAATTTAAGAAGAGATATctccagaaaggaaaagatgaatgGGAACTGGGAATTATGgataacttattttatttttaaagtgttgaatACAGCAATGAAAAAAACTAAGGTATTATTGGGTGAAGAAAATATCATAGATATACacaaacataatttaaataagtCACTTTTATCATGGAAAATGAAAGAATAGCAGCCTAGGGGTACAGATTAAACTAACATCTATTGTGCACACAATCTATGTCAAGAACTTTCAGGTATGTTACAAcaatcctaaaaaaaaacaaacagaccaaaaaaaacctctaaaaataagtaccattatccccattttaaatgACACATCATGATGAGAGATTGTGTTTTGCCAAAGTTTATACAGCCAATACACCAAGGAGCCAAGACTGCAGTTTAGGTCCTTCAAGCCAAGTGCTTCATAATACACAGCTAAGGGAAAATGGAGTAAGAGGATCGAGACACAACAGGCTCTCTGAGACACAAGACCACTGTACTCTAGCAAGCCCTAGAGATGGTCAGAGCATGAAGAACACAATCCCAGTAGTGAGTCCAGCTCACTGAAGTttccagcaacaaagaagtgttCTTGGTTTCCACACAGAAATGTGAATGAGAAACCCAATAAAATTCTCAAAACCATGTAGGAAAATGAGAAGATACTTTGTTCTAACTAGAGCATTATTGCCTATTATTAGCAACTTCAGGGCTCAGAAATTTGGACATGCACTCAAGATCTAGCACCAGAAATGTCTGATATCACAAAGAACACATTATTTTATAAGTACAAGGAAAAAGTAGCTGAAGTGGGAGATAGCAAGCAATATTTAGTGCATTGGATTTCCTTCTGAGGAGAGTGGCACAGCTTGTTTCAAGAGGTTCCTCGCATTAAAATCGGGAAGTCAGGTAAGTACATGTGTTTCATAAACAACTACTACTTTCTTCTATCAGTAAACATAGCGAGAAGGGTGAATACTTCATGATCCAAGTCCCCAAGCAGAGTTTGCTTCCCTTCTGTAGGCAATATCCAAAGATGAACATCAACCTAAAGTCTGATCCTTTGGAGAGAGATGCACAAAaaacagaaagctgaaattttaccTCCTTTTGGCAGAGATAAAGAAGTCAAGGTAATAGCTCTCATGAATATCCCTCACACTTCTCACCATGAGTATCTCCTCTGCCTTATCTTTTTACTGTGTAATACAATTGGATGCCTCATAAAATGCACCCCATACTGCCCACTCAGGCCATTCTAAATAGTAGACTCTAGAATTCTGTTCCAAGAATTAAGACTATgtcagtgtgtatgctcaggagataattctgtgaagcaattacCTGAAATCAAAACATTAAATGGCATTAAGTCAGTATATATAATAAACCAACAAAAAAATTCTCCAATTTCCTTTCCATTAACTGTTTTTATCCTTTCTTGAGTGTTAATGAAAACTAAGGACAATATTTGGCAAATCCTTACCACTatttcctttgaagaaaaactttttaatatttcttatgttTACAGTCATAAAATATCCATTCCTTAAAGGGAATTTGGAGAATGAGAAAAAGTtaataataattatcattattacCCAAGTCCCACATGGGAGAAAACACCTAGaaaaaacaactagagaaaacaaCATTTGTCTGTGACTTTTTTCAGCCACACGTATATAAATTGTGATCATTTTATAGGTATGAAACTCCCATTTTAATACTATACCATggccattttcctttctctttactgTTCTCTAGGACTGCAATTTTGTTCGTATGACATGTAAGGGTGTGTCTTCTCACATGTGTTGCATGACCCACAACCAACACAAACCAGAATTCCAGCAgcctagagggaaaaaaaaactgtcttaacTATTTAAATCATAATTGAACTTGAAACATGAAAGAACATGcaatgtcattatttttttcttattctagtCTATTGGATGGATCATTAAGGGGAAAAACTGTTAAGTAATaaaatgaaagtggaagtgaagtcgctcagtcgtgtccaactcttagcgatcccatagactgtagcccaccaggctcctccatccatgggattttccaggcaagagtactggagtggggtgtcatttccttctccataataaTAATAGTCTAATACCAATCTTTTGACTATTTTTATGCATATACTCCAGAGTTTCATCATTTTGAACTATGTGACCAAATAACTTTTTAAGAAGACAATCTTCATTATCTAAATTATGCATCCTCCTATAACTATATTACTAAGAGATTTTCATTTTACCAAGAATGagtactacatttttttttttaatattattttattagttgggaggccaatcacttcacaacatttcagtgggttttgtcatacattagaGTACtacattttatcaaatgctttttggCATCTTGTTAGTTATGTTTTATTAGTTAACAAAGCcatgtgttttgctttgttttttgccTAGCTGTTTAGTACATTACATTAatagattttcaaatattaatttgaaatttcatgaattcatgaaataaattatatcacTTTAGTATATTGTTTGGATATACTTATTCATGATtcttgcatatatatgcataagtaATGATGATTCCATAGATTTATTCTACCCTTGACATTTCAGAATAACAGACTAGtttgataaaatgtttttataaaatattccataATTTTTTCATATTGAAACAAGCTATGTAGCacagaaattgttttttaaaagaacaaaataactcTCACAACATTCTGCATTCAGGACCCATTTTGAAAAGCAAGACCTCACAATGGGATCCCTATTACCTACTACAGAATATATGGCATAGTTTGAAATGcataaatgaatatatgaaagACCTTACAAGAGATATAAAGTATGGAGTGCTGTGACAGTGGTGCATACAAGGGGCATCCTCCTCACAACAGCAAGTGGGAAAGCTTTCCTTGAAAAGGTAATACCTAAGATTAAAGAGGGGCCCTTCTAACAAGAAAACACTTTGAACAAAGCATAAAGAAAGAGggggaataaagaaaaagaagaaagagggtaGTGGTGTAAGGAGACTGATAAGAAACTCATCATGGTCATTGCAGAATATTTAGGGTGAGAGTCGTACCTCCATAATTTCCATGTTAGAAGAATCTAGGAGTAACAATGTGATTGGATGAGGGGCTATAGACTTTGGCTGAAGTTGTATTGTATGGCCAGAACAGTTTTTACATAGATATTTCTCTATTAGAATATTTTGTGGGGTTGCTGATGAAGatcatggagggaaaaaaaaaaaaaactttccttaaCAGTATCACAAGAGGAGAAATGGTGTATGTGAGAAAAAAGGTAACTGAAGGGGTGTGGATAAGCCTACGTGATGGATTGATTCAGTGTTTTTGGTGatgttactatttccattttgaCCTAAATTCTGAAAAATGGTGTCCTTCACCTGGGACCTTTcttgaacagaaagaaaaggagatgtTCTTCCTTCACCTTTATATGTATATTGGAAATACACATTTAATATTACTATATtacaaaaagtaaatataattatatatcacatatatatgccAGGTTGGAACCATTACTTTGAGGTACTTAACAGATTTTTATCAACTTTAATTCTAATGACAACTTGACAAATAAGTATCActttttcctacttttccattTCAGACTTAAAAATTGAACAAATTACCAAAGTTATATCCAGGTTAAACGATATGGTGATGTATTTATGTAATCTTTTAAATAGAGGCCATCTTCATCAGAAAACAGATTCAAAATTTGCCTTAATGAAGGCATCTTGATACTCCTACACTGAAAAGTAGTTCCTCCTAAATCTTATCTGGCACTTCCCATAAGAACTCTTGGAACATTAGTAGCCTTGACTGTGCTGCTGTGTAGATCTAAGATGTTTTGGATTTCTTAAAGCCTTATATCTATCACTAAtacaaataatattaatacaGTATCTCTGCCCTTTCTTATTCCTATAAGTGTTCCAAGAGTCAAGCACATTGCTTCAGGATCTTGAGATGAAATCATCCTGGATTTAGACtgagccctaaatccaatgactgagGTCCTCGTAAAAGAGACACACAGAGGAGAAGCCGCGTAAAGACAGAGGcaaagggccttccctggtggtccagcagctaagactctgtgcaccAGCATAGGGGtccggggttccatccctgggcggggatctagattccacatgctgcaactgagtttgcatactgcaactaaagatcccacactacaactaaaacctggtgcagccaaaaaattaaataaatattttttaaaaatacagaaacagagacagGAGAGATGTGGCCACAAGCTAAAGGGCACCAGGCACCCCCAGAAGCTGGAAGGATCCTCCTCTATAGCCATGGGATTGAGCACGAGCCTACCAACACCTTtatctcagacttctggccttcAGACTGTGAGAGAATCCAttttgtttgtcttaagctatcaagtttgtggtaatttggtTTGGCAGCACTAGGAAACTGATAAAGTATGTCTGTGCTTCTATATTAAACATGGGATTTTTTGTGTGTTcccctgggggcaggagaaggggacgacagaggatgagatggctggatggcatcacctgacTCGatcggcatgagtttgagtaaactccgggagttgatgatggacagggaggcctggcgtgctgcaattcatggggtcacaaagagtcggacacaactgagcaactgaactgagctgaactgaactgaactgaatccctccAAAAACAAATCTGCAACCGCTTGAGGGTGGTGTGGCCCCTGTTAAACATGCTCTTGAGACTTTTAAACAAACAAAGAGTCAAGCACAATACTGGAAGTGAAGGTGTGCTGAAAATCTCTATTATAAATGTAAACTTTCCTGAGTCATGTCCTTTTCTAAGCCATGAAGGTGAGTGACATGGacacaaagaaatgggaaatgaCTCAGCTATGACTGAATTCTTCCTGGTGGGGCTTTCTCAATACCCAGCACTccagttttgtcttttcatgcTCTGCCTCATCATGTACATGATCATCTTCCTGGAAATAGCCTCCTCATTATCATCAGCATACTGGATTTTTGCCTCTACACTCCCATGTGCTTCTTCCTTGGGAACCTCTCATTGTTAGACATCTGTTACACGTCATCATCCATCCCCCCAATGCTCATTATATTTAGGTCTGAGAGAAAATCCATCTCTTTCATTGGCTGTGCTCTGAAGATGGTTGTCTCTCTTGGGTTATGTTCCACTGAGTGTGTCCTGCTGGCTGTGATGGCATATGATCGATATGTGGCCATTTTCAACCCCCTAAGGTACCCCACCATCATGAACAGGGTGCTGTATGTGCACATGGCTACATGATCTTGGATCACAGGTTGTCTGACTTCTCTATTACAAACAATTATAACAATGATATTGCCTTTCTGTGGTAATATCATTGATCATATGACCTGTGAGATCTTGGCCCTTCTTAAACTCATCTGTTCAGATATTACCATCAATGTGATTATCATGACAGTGACAAATATTGTTATACTGGTGATTCCTATACTATCAATTTTCATCTCCTATGTTTTCATCCTCTCTTCCATCCTGAGAATTAATTCTgctgaagggagaaaaaaagtcttttctaTACTGTTCAACCCACCTGAGTATGGTCATCTTATTCTATGGTTCAGCCCTTTTTATGTACATGAAGCCCAAGTCAAAGGACACAAACACTTCTGATGAGATCAGTGGACTATCTTATGAAGTGGTAACCCCAATGTTGAACCCCATCATCTACATCTTGAGAAATAAGCAGGTGAAAGAAGCTGTGACAAAAGTCCTGAGTCAACACTTGCATCTATGGAAAATGTGAAAGGACATGAGGCATATTATATCCCCAGTATGGGACCAAATCAGGTCTTCTGTATTCTGAGATGAAGTCATAGAACCCGGTGCCAAGAAAACTTACCAGCTTCTAAGTCCAAAAATGAGACTCCCATTCTTTTAAACACAGAATGTTCATGTAAACCTGATCACTGTCTTGTTGGCAGAGCTTTTAGTTGTTTTCAGCTCAGGCAATTGGGCCCATATAAAGCACatggcttttctcttctctctgtttgtttctcctctctcttttccctaTTTCCTCCTACTTCTTATTCTTTCCCCTCCTCCATCtactttcttcctctcccttttttccaGGAATGTTTACACTTCCCTAGTTACTGGTTTTCAttaggtggctcaggggtaaagaatccaccggtcaaagcaggagacacaggtttgatccctggttcagagagatcccctggagaaggaaaatagctgcccactccagtttcttgcctgggaagtcccatggacagagaagcctgacgagctacagtccatggggtcacaaaagagttggacacaacttagcaactaaacaacagcaacaacttttcTAAAACTTTCCATCATTCCTCTCTGATAATCTTTCATGCCTGTGTATTGCTTAAGCTTGCAATAGCACACTTTGCCCACAAATAATAGACTAAACCACACAAagttattataaattattgaATATATTCCTTATACTGTATACATCCCtatgacttgtttattttataacttgtCCTTTATACTTCTTAATGGTTGTTGCTACTCTTATCACCAGGAATATCCTATTGAAGTCATTCTTATCTAATATAATATTGACTTCAAAAAAAGAACAGACATAATATCTCATAAATATCCACATTCAAAAGACCACTATGTTTAAAACCTTTGCTCAGGCTTACAAATAATGTAAAGGGACTATgatcagtaagaaaaataaatcaatattaaatattattgctCTTGGTATCTATTAGCCATTAACTTCACACAGGTCCTCTTAAGTCCATTTTCCTATTTAGATCCTGGTCTGCTATAAGATTGATAGTATCTATTTACTTCCTTCTTCCATAAGAATACACACttctttcaataaaaatgaatggacaTCTAACTCAAAGTGCACTCCTAAACAGGATTCTCCCCAAAATGGTGAGTGAGTGAGCTCCCCCTCAAAACTAGCTGCAGCTTCTATACTCTTAAAACCACAAGAAAGAAAttcaggaagttttttttttttttttttttgcactttttttttttcctttttatttattttttttttttaatattattttattagttggaggccaatcactttacatcatttcagtgggttttgtcatacattgacatgaatcagccatatagttacacgtattccccatcccgatcccccctcccacctccctccccacccgactcctcagggtcctcccagtgcaccaggcaagagcacctgattcatgcatcccacctgggctggtggtccgtttcaccatagatagtatacatgctgttctttcaaaacatcccaccctcacgttctcccccagagttcaaaagtctgttctgtacttctgtgtctctttttctgtttagcatatagggttatcgccaccatctatctaaattccgtatatatgtgttagtatactgtaatgttctttatctttctggcttacttcactctgtataatgggctccagtttcatccatctcattagaactgattcaaatgaattctttttaacggctgagtaatattccatggtgtatatgtaccacagcttccttatccattcatctgttgatgggcatctgggttgcttccatgtcctggctattataaacagtgctgcgatgaacattggggtgcacgtgtctctttcagatctggattcctcagtgtgtatgcctagaagtggtattgctgggtcatatggcagttctatttccagttttttaagaaatctccacactgttttccatagtggctgtactagtttgcattcccaccaacagtgtaagagggttcccttttctccacaccctctccagcatttattgcttgtagacttttggatagcagccatcctgactggcgtgtaatggtacctcattgtggttttgatttgcatttctctgatgatgagtgatgttgagcatcttttcatgtgtttgttagccatctgtatgtcttctttggagaaatgtctgtttagttctttggcccattttttgattgggtcgtttatttttctggaattgagcttcaggagttgcttgtatatttttgagattaatcctttgtctgtttcctcatttgttattattttctcccaatctgagggctgtcttttcaccttacttatagtttcctttgttgtgcaaaagcttttaattttcattaggtcccatttgtttatttttgcttttatttccaatattctgggaggtgggtcatagaagatcttgctgtgatttatgtcggagagtgttttgcctatgttctcctctaggagttttatagtttctggtcttacatttagatctttaatccattttgagtttatttttgtgtatggtgttaggaagtgttctagtttcattcttttacaagtggttgaccagttttcccagcaccacttgttaaagagattgtcttttttccattgtatatccttgcctcctttgtcaaagatgaggtgtccataggttcgtggatttatctctgggctttctattctgttccattgatctatatttctatctttgtgccagtaccatactgtcttgatgactgtggctttgtagtagagtctgaagtcaggcaggttgattcctccagttcctttcttctttctcaagattactttggctattcgaggttttttgtatttccatacaaattgtgaaattatttgttctagttctgtgaaaaataccgttggtagcttgatagggattgcattgaatctatagattgctttgggtagaatagccattttgacaatattgattcttccaatccatgaacacggtatgtttctccatctgtttgtgtcctctttgatttctttcatcagtgttttatagttttctatgtataggtcttttgtttctttaggtagatatactcctaagtattttattctttttgttgcaatggtgaatggtattgtttccttaatttctctttctgttttttcattgttagtgtataggaatgcaagggatttctgtgtgttaattttatatcctgcaactttactatattcattgattagctctagtaattttctggaagagtctttagggttttctatgtagaggatcatgtcatctgcaaacagcgagagtttcacttcttcttttcctatctggattccttttatgtctttttctgctctgattgctgtggccaaaacttccaacactatgttgaatagtagtggtgagagtgggcatccttgtcttgttcctgatttcagaggaaatgctttcaatttttcaccattgagggtgatgcttgctgtgggtttgtcatatatagcttttattatgttgaggtatgttccttctattcctgctttctggagagttttaatcataaatgagtgttgaattttgtcaaaggctttctctgcatctattgagataatcatat
This portion of the Muntiacus reevesi chromosome 10, mMunRee1.1, whole genome shotgun sequence genome encodes:
- the OR13D1 gene encoding LOW QUALITY PROTEIN: olfactory receptor 13D1 (The sequence of the model RefSeq protein was modified relative to this genomic sequence to represent the inferred CDS: inserted 1 base in 1 codon; deleted 1 base in 1 codon; substituted 1 base at 1 genomic stop codon); the encoded protein is MGNDSAMTEFFLVGLSQYPALQFCLFMLCLIMYMIIFXGNSLLIIISILDFCLYTPMCFFLGNLSLLDICYTSSSIPPMLIIFRSERKSISFIGCALKMVVSLGLCSTECVLLAVMAYDRYVAIFNPLRYPTIMNRVLYVHMATXSWITGCLTSLLQTIITMILPFCGNIIDHMTCEILALLKLICSDITINVIIMTVTNIVILVIPILSIFISYVFILSSILRINSAEGRKKVFSICSTHLSMVILFYGSALFMYMKPKSKDTNTSDEISGLSYEVVTPMLNPIIYILRNKQVKEAVTKVLSQHLHLWKM